In Microvenator marinus, one genomic interval encodes:
- a CDS encoding polysaccharide deacetylase family protein: MKNLNWMFAGFLALSLSACGTDAPDPEFLEDNGEPYTEDGIEAWGEAFDDLQSGKADTSGCNGVYVPDPGGFGGKVSLTFDDGPHPTYTNMVLDTLAQHGIKATFFINGKRVNSQAARDALKRIVDEGHILANHSHNHSNLGTMADLARVEAEVDNTHTIIEGAGVTPEFFRFPFGSSNCSTADLVRSFGYKITGWHTDSADWCFASATGGVGYCDARTFKHVPDAVRDNMGELVMQQVYRKNGGIVLFHDVNPYTAESLDGIIQQMKASEMTFVNLDDLNTFPLLNGEEPAAQPWVGSECEDSDTCSFAENASCLSYDEGGFCVMPCEGFCSDFPGRAGTFCVSLDGGETGSCVSKSAAQNSNCAALPGTVAVEKERYVGTSSAPLSTAIVCLPEGL, encoded by the coding sequence ATGAAGAATTTGAATTGGATGTTTGCTGGATTCTTGGCCTTGAGTTTGAGCGCATGCGGCACCGATGCCCCTGACCCAGAGTTCCTGGAAGATAACGGGGAGCCCTATACCGAAGATGGCATCGAAGCGTGGGGAGAGGCCTTTGACGACCTCCAGTCGGGTAAGGCTGACACCAGCGGCTGCAATGGCGTTTACGTCCCGGATCCAGGTGGATTCGGTGGCAAAGTCTCTTTGACGTTCGACGACGGTCCTCACCCAACTTATACGAATATGGTTTTGGACACGCTCGCTCAACACGGCATCAAGGCGACCTTCTTCATCAACGGCAAACGCGTCAACTCCCAAGCTGCTCGAGACGCGCTCAAGCGCATCGTGGACGAAGGACATATCCTCGCCAACCACTCCCACAACCACTCGAATCTTGGCACCATGGCGGACCTCGCCCGTGTTGAGGCTGAAGTTGATAATACCCACACCATCATTGAAGGTGCGGGTGTGACGCCCGAGTTCTTCCGGTTCCCGTTCGGTAGTTCAAACTGCTCAACCGCCGACTTGGTGCGCTCCTTTGGCTACAAGATTACGGGCTGGCACACTGACTCCGCTGACTGGTGCTTTGCGAGCGCCACCGGTGGCGTTGGCTATTGTGACGCTCGCACATTCAAACACGTTCCGGACGCGGTGCGGGACAATATGGGCGAGTTGGTGATGCAACAAGTCTACCGCAAGAACGGTGGAATTGTACTTTTCCATGACGTCAATCCTTATACCGCTGAGAGTCTCGATGGGATCATTCAGCAGATGAAAGCCTCTGAGATGACCTTCGTGAATCTCGACGACCTCAATACCTTCCCCCTCTTGAACGGCGAAGAACCAGCAGCACAGCCATGGGTTGGAAGTGAGTGCGAAGATAGCGATACGTGTTCGTTTGCCGAGAACGCCTCGTGCCTTAGCTACGACGAAGGCGGGTTCTGCGTGATGCCATGTGAAGGGTTCTGCTCCGACTTCCCGGGCCGAGCCGGTACGTTCTGCGTGTCGCTTGACGGCGGAGAAACTGGAAGTTGTGTGTCCAAGTCGGCTGCGCAAAACTCAAATTGTGCGGCACTTCCTGGCACGGTTGCAGTTGAGAAAGAGCGTTATGTTGGCACGTCGTCGGCGCCTCTTTCCACAGCAATTGTCTGCCTACCCGAAGGCCTCTAA